In Amaranthus tricolor cultivar Red isolate AtriRed21 chromosome 5, ASM2621246v1, whole genome shotgun sequence, a genomic segment contains:
- the LOC130814275 gene encoding caltractin, translated as MSSVRATRKDKPRGRHSTLTQQKKQEIKEAFELFDTDGSGTIDAKELNVAMRALGFEMTEEQITQMIADVDKDGSGAIDFDEFCHMMTAKIGERDTKEELMKAFRIIDKDKNGMISYGDVRGIASELGEHFTEREIQEMIEEADRDGDGQVSIEDFLRMMKRTSYAY; from the exons ATG TCGAGTGTTAGGGCAACGAGGAAAGATAAGCCACGTGGTCGTCATTCGACTCTGACTCAACAGAAGAAGCAAGAGATTAAGGAAGCTTTTGAACTTTTTGACACTGATGGCTCAG GGACTATTGATGCCAAGGAGTTGAATGTTGCAATGAG GGCTCTGGGTTTTGAGATGACAGAAGAG CAAATCACTCAAATGATTGCGGATGTGGACAAGGATGGCAGTGGTGCCATTGACTTTGATGAGTTTTGTCACATGATGACTGCTAAAATTGGGGAAAGGGACACTAAGGAGGAGCTGATGAAAGCATTTCGGATAATCGACAAAgataaaaat GGAATGATATCCTATGGAGATGTTCGAGGTATTGCAAGTGAATTGGGAGAACACTTCACTGAAAGGGAGATCCAAGAGATGATTGAAGAAGCAGACAGAGATG GTGACGGGCAAGTCAGCATTGAGGATTTCCTTAGAATGATGAAGAGAACTTCGTATGCATACTGA